One genomic region from Proteus vulgaris encodes:
- a CDS encoding autotransporter outer membrane beta-barrel domain-containing protein: MKNKKLLFLSAAILSAIYGSAWAAECDPTLNICETVNINDGNTAQINKDVTVSQGDGVVFNGSSTEYKAQAITKNITVTGDGASAIKINQGASFSSNINLNGANVTSENGTAILVEGDFPKRGTGVYIRDSAIIRGKTAAIDFRTLKTGFRSDVNGEIHGDILGNGHADTKINFAYQGGAQNALFDGYKITGVPLIENHGNLTIQGKDRTIHWEGNFMNKENSQLIFRLDDNTNTDETILHVDGDVTFKKGSQAKLDFKGTSVDNIINKDIVLISSNSAIKDEAGITVTDANAIAPDVSPLLEKTDSWLETTPPNISGGVSGNQLVARYGISYEGGNNFISAAERGGVSENGLAAANFVIPTVLNEFNNTRSQVSDEALSLLVAAGNDDNNIAALSNDLAPIADGSDIQAGLIMVEDMRNNIAHRYLRYDNQLPIEEREAGWNSWANVLYGYGTQSNQGGINGYNTYRTGIQIGTDYEINQDALIGVSFAYNYAKADAKQRNANKEINHFEFMPYTGWYSDTLFLNGNLNIGYYTVDSERDIGGNTGWEGNTKAKGNYSGVQLGYQINAGTYFDFDFIHIKPMLTYQYQWLNIDSWEETGSALSMRTYGQRYAVNQLGGSVALWNSYQTSYGKLTPSLNLRYFKDIAGDNNINQRHSLTYFNTGGSTFDIKGNRVGGDIISAELGANLDITQSLNLGTTMGYQRYDKFNEGRIGFTVSQRF, translated from the coding sequence GTGAAAAATAAAAAATTGTTATTTTTGAGCGCTGCTATTTTATCAGCTATTTATGGTTCAGCATGGGCGGCAGAATGTGATCCTACTTTAAATATCTGTGAAACAGTTAATATTAATGACGGGAATACAGCTCAAATAAATAAAGATGTTACTGTTTCTCAAGGTGATGGCGTTGTATTTAATGGCTCATCAACAGAATACAAGGCTCAAGCAATTACAAAAAATATTACTGTTACTGGTGATGGAGCCAGCGCCATCAAAATAAATCAAGGGGCTTCTTTTAGCAGTAATATCAACTTAAATGGCGCTAATGTGACCAGTGAAAATGGTACAGCCATATTGGTTGAAGGTGATTTCCCTAAACGAGGTACGGGAGTTTATATCAGAGACAGTGCCATTATTCGTGGAAAAACGGCAGCCATTGATTTTAGAACACTGAAAACAGGCTTTAGAAGTGATGTAAATGGCGAGATCCACGGTGATATTTTAGGAAATGGCCATGCGGATACCAAAATAAATTTCGCTTATCAAGGTGGTGCTCAAAATGCCCTATTTGATGGATATAAAATTACAGGTGTTCCATTAATTGAAAATCACGGCAATTTAACTATCCAAGGAAAAGATAGAACGATCCACTGGGAAGGTAATTTCATGAATAAGGAAAATAGCCAGCTAATTTTCCGCCTTGATGATAATACCAATACTGATGAAACTATTCTTCATGTTGACGGTGATGTCACCTTTAAAAAAGGTAGCCAAGCCAAATTGGATTTTAAAGGCACCAGTGTCGATAACATCATTAATAAAGATATCGTATTAATTTCTTCCAATTCAGCTATTAAAGATGAAGCTGGGATTACGGTTACAGATGCGAATGCTATTGCACCCGATGTTTCACCGTTATTAGAAAAAACAGATTCATGGTTAGAGACTACACCACCTAATATTAGCGGTGGTGTTAGTGGCAATCAATTAGTTGCGCGTTATGGCATTAGCTACGAAGGTGGTAATAACTTTATTAGTGCTGCCGAACGTGGTGGTGTCAGTGAAAATGGATTAGCAGCAGCCAATTTTGTTATTCCAACTGTATTAAATGAATTTAATAATACGCGTAGCCAAGTCTCAGATGAAGCACTGAGCCTATTAGTCGCAGCTGGAAATGACGACAATAATATTGCTGCATTATCAAATGATTTAGCCCCTATTGCCGATGGTAGTGATATTCAAGCGGGATTAATCATGGTTGAAGATATGCGCAATAATATTGCTCATCGCTATTTACGCTATGATAACCAATTACCTATTGAAGAAAGAGAAGCTGGCTGGAATAGCTGGGCTAATGTGTTGTACGGTTATGGTACGCAAAGCAATCAAGGTGGAATTAACGGTTACAACACTTACCGCACAGGTATTCAAATCGGTACTGATTACGAAATTAATCAAGATGCTCTTATCGGTGTTTCTTTTGCTTATAACTACGCAAAGGCTGATGCCAAACAACGTAACGCAAATAAAGAAATTAACCATTTTGAATTTATGCCTTACACCGGTTGGTATAGTGACACATTATTCCTAAACGGTAATTTAAATATTGGTTATTACACTGTTGATAGCGAACGAGATATCGGTGGTAATACTGGATGGGAAGGAAATACCAAAGCAAAAGGTAACTATTCTGGTGTGCAATTAGGTTATCAAATTAACGCTGGAACCTATTTTGATTTTGATTTCATCCATATTAAACCAATGCTGACTTACCAATATCAATGGCTAAATATTGATTCATGGGAAGAAACGGGTTCTGCATTATCTATGCGAACTTATGGTCAACGCTACGCTGTTAATCAATTAGGTGGTTCAGTCGCTTTATGGAATAGCTATCAAACCTCTTATGGCAAATTAACTCCATCCCTTAATCTACGTTATTTCAAAGATATTGCAGGTGACAATAATATTAATCAACGTCATAGCCTCACTTATTTTAATACAGGAGGAAGCACCTTCGATATTAAAGGAAATCGCGTTGGTGGCGACATTATTAGTGCTGAATTAGGTGCCAATCTTGATATTACCCAATCGTTAAATTTAGGCACAACAATGGGATATCAGCGTTATGACAAGTTCAATGAAGGACGCATTGGCTTCACCGTTAGCCAACGTTTCTAA
- a CDS encoding chondroitinase family polysaccharide lyase, with protein MPIFRFTALAITLGLLSAPYNALAATSNPAFDPKNLMQSEIYHFAQSNPLEDFSSDKNSTLTLSDKRSIMGSQSILWKWKGGSSFTLHKKLIVPTDKEASKAWGRASTPVLSFWLYNEKPIDGYLTIDFGEKLNSTSEAQAGFKVKLNFTGWRAIGISLNNDLENREMTLNAMNTSSDGTQDSIGRSLGANVDSIRFKAPSNVGQGEIYIDRIMFSIDDARYQWSDYQVKTRLSEPEIQFHNVQPQLPVTPENLAAVDLIRQRLINEFVGGEKETNLALEENISKLKSDFDALNIHTLADGGIQGRHLITDKQTIIYQPENLNTQDKPLFDNYVILGNYTTLMFNISRAYVLEKDLTQKAQLKQMYLLMTKHLLDQGFVKGSALVTTHHWGYSSRWWYISTLLMSDALKEANLQTQVYDSLLWYSREFKSSFDMKVGADSSDLDYFNTLSRQHLALLLLEPDDQKRINLVNTFSHYITGALTQVPSGGKDGLRPDGTAWRHEGNYPGYSFPAFKNASQLIYLLRGTPFSVGESGWNNLKKAMVSAWIYSNPEVGLPLAGRHPFNSPSLKSVAQGYYWLAMSAKPSPDKKLASIYLAISDKTQNESNAIFGETIAPAALPQGFYAFNGGAFGIHRWQDKMVTLKAYNTNVWSSEIYNKDNRYGRYQSHGVAQIVSNGSQLSQGYQQEGWDWNRMPGATTIHLPLKELDSPKPHTLMQRGERGFSGTSALEGQYGMMAFDLIYPANLERFDPNFTAKKSVLAADNHLIFIGSNINSSDKNKNVETTLFQHAITPSLNTIWINGQKVEALPYQTTLKQGDWLIDSNGNGYLITQADKVNISRQHQTSAENKNRQPTEGNFSSAWIDHSVQPKDSSYEYMVFLDATPEKMGEMAKKFRENNGLYQVLRKDKDVHIIYDKLSNVTGYAFYQSASIEDKWIKKVDKPAIVMTHHQGNTLTVSAVTPDLNMTRQKAATAVTISVIVNGKWQPTDKNSEVKYNVSGDSTELTFTSYFGIPQEIKLSPLS; from the coding sequence ATGCCGATATTTCGCTTTACTGCACTTGCTATAACACTGGGGCTATTATCAGCCCCTTATAACGCGCTTGCAGCTACCAGCAATCCTGCATTTGATCCTAAAAATCTGATGCAGTCAGAAATCTATCATTTTGCGCAAAGTAACCCATTAGAGGACTTTTCATCAGATAAAAACTCAACACTGACGTTATCTGATAAACGTAGCATTATGGGAAGCCAATCCATTTTGTGGAAATGGAAAGGTGGCAGTAGTTTTACTTTGCATAAAAAACTTATTGTCCCAACAGATAAAGAAGCGTCTAAAGCATGGGGACGAGCATCAACACCTGTTTTATCATTTTGGCTTTATAATGAAAAACCCATTGATGGTTATCTTACTATCGATTTTGGGGAAAAGCTCAATTCAACAAGTGAGGCGCAAGCGGGTTTTAAAGTAAAACTAAATTTCACTGGCTGGCGTGCTATTGGGATCTCTTTAAATAACGATCTTGAAAATCGGGAGATGACCTTAAATGCAATGAATACCTCTTCTGATGGTACTCAAGACAGCATTGGTCGCTCTTTAGGTGCTAATGTCGACAGCATTCGATTTAAAGCCCCTTCTAATGTAGGTCAGGGTGAAATCTATATCGATCGCATTATGTTTTCTATCGATGATGCTCGCTATCAATGGTCTGATTATCAAGTTAAAACACGCTTATCAGAGCCTGAGATCCAATTTCATAACGTTCAACCTCAGTTACCCGTGACACCTGAAAACTTAGCAGCGGTTGATCTTATTCGTCAACGCTTGATTAATGAATTTGTCGGTGGTGAAAAAGAGACAAACCTCGCACTAGAAGAAAATATTAGTAAATTAAAAAGTGACTTTGATGCACTCAATATTCACACTTTAGCGGATGGTGGAATACAAGGGCGACATCTGATCACGGATAAACAAACTATTATTTATCAGCCAGAAAACCTTAATACTCAAGATAAGCCGCTTTTTGATAATTATGTCATTCTTGGTAACTACACGACATTAATGTTTAATATCAGCCGTGCTTATGTTCTTGAAAAAGATCTGACACAAAAAGCTCAGTTAAAACAGATGTACTTATTAATGACAAAGCATTTATTAGATCAAGGCTTTGTTAAAGGGAGTGCACTAGTCACAACCCATCACTGGGGATACAGCTCTCGTTGGTGGTATATTTCTACACTATTAATGTCTGATGCCTTAAAAGAAGCAAATCTACAAACTCAAGTTTATGACTCATTACTGTGGTATTCACGAGAGTTTAAAAGTAGTTTTGATATGAAGGTAGGAGCAGATAGTTCAGACTTAGACTATTTCAACACCTTATCTCGTCAGCACTTAGCCTTATTACTGCTAGAGCCTGATGATCAAAAACGCATCAACTTAGTTAATACTTTCAGCCATTACATCACTGGGGCATTAACCCAAGTACCATCAGGCGGTAAAGATGGTTTACGTCCTGACGGCACAGCGTGGCGACATGAAGGTAACTATCCGGGTTACTCTTTCCCTGCCTTTAAAAATGCCTCTCAGCTTATTTATTTACTACGTGGCACACCATTTTCAGTGGGTGAAAGCGGTTGGAATAACCTGAAAAAAGCGATGGTTTCAGCATGGATTTACAGTAACCCAGAAGTCGGATTACCTCTTGCAGGGCGACATCCCTTTAACTCACCTTCGTTAAAATCAGTTGCTCAAGGCTATTACTGGCTTGCAATGTCTGCAAAACCATCTCCTGATAAAAAGCTCGCTTCTATTTATCTTGCGATTAGTGATAAAACTCAAAATGAGTCGAATGCTATTTTTGGGGAAACTATTGCGCCAGCTGCTTTACCTCAAGGCTTCTATGCCTTTAATGGTGGTGCTTTTGGTATTCATCGCTGGCAAGATAAAATGGTGACATTAAAAGCTTATAACACCAATGTTTGGTCATCTGAAATTTATAACAAAGATAACCGCTATGGTCGTTATCAAAGCCATGGTGTAGCCCAGATAGTCAGTAATGGCTCGCAGCTTTCGCAAGGCTATCAACAAGAAGGTTGGGATTGGAATAGAATGCCAGGGGCAACCACAATTCATCTTCCTCTTAAAGAGTTAGACAGCCCTAAGCCTCATACGTTAATGCAGCGTGGAGAGCGTGGATTTAGTGGAACATCAGCCCTTGAAGGTCAATATGGCATGATGGCATTTGATCTGATTTATCCTGCTAATCTTGAGCGTTTTGATCCTAATTTCACTGCGAAAAAGAGTGTATTAGCGGCTGATAACCACTTAATTTTTATTGGTAGCAATATAAATAGTAGTGATAAGAATAAAAATGTTGAAACTACCTTATTTCAACATGCCATAACGCCATCATTAAATACCATTTGGATTAATGGGCAAAAAGTTGAAGCGCTACCTTATCAAACAACACTAAAACAAGGTGATTGGTTAATTGATAGCAACGGTAATGGCTATTTAATTACTCAAGCTGACAAAGTGAATATCAGTCGTCAACACCAAACTTCGGCTGAAAATAAAAATCGCCAGCCAACAGAAGGAAACTTCAGTTCAGCATGGATTGATCACAGTGTTCAACCTAAAGATTCTAGTTATGAGTATATGGTCTTTTTAGATGCAACTCCTGAAAAAATGGGAGAAATGGCTAAAAAATTCCGTGAAAATAATGGGTTATATCAGGTTCTTCGTAAAGATAAAGATGTTCATATTATTTACGATAAACTCAGCAATGTGACGGGGTATGCCTTTTATCAATCTGCGTCAATCGAAGATAAATGGATCAAAAAGGTTGATAAACCTGCGATTGTAATGACTCATCATCAAGGAAATACACTCACTGTTAGTGCTGTTACACCGGATTTAAACATGACACGCCAGAAAGCAGCAACTGCCGTTACTATCAGTGTCATCGTCAACGGGAAATGGCAACCTACTGATAAAAATAGCGAAGTAAAATATAACGTTTCAGGTGATAGCACTGAACTGACGTTTACCAGTTACTTTGGTATTCCACAAGAAATCAAACTTTCACCTCTCTCTTGA
- a CDS encoding chondroitinase family polysaccharide lyase — MLIKNPLAHAIALSLCLSLPAQALPSLSHETFGDIYLFESEIPNTLTTSDNNQLSLSKQHAKDGEQSLKWQYQPQTTLTLNNIVNYQDNKNTATPLTFMMWIYNEKPQSSPLTFAFKQNNKIALRFDTQLDFTGWRGIAVPFRDMQGTATGQFDQLVITAPNQAGTLFFDQIIMSVPLDNRWAVPDYQTPYVNNAVNTMVSKNWSALLMYDQMFKAHYPTLNFDTEFHDDQSEMASIYQRFEYYQGISSDKKITSDMLNKNLALWEKLELTQHADGSITGKALDHPNRQNFMKVEGVFSDETKQALLDANMLRDVGKTLLQTAIYLRSNSLSATDRKKLEDLYLLGTRYVLEQGFTQGSGYQIITHVGYQTRELFDAWFIGRHILAKNNLLAPTQQAMMWYNATGRIFEKDDEIVDANVDILNTQLQWMIKSLLMLPDYQQRQQALAQLQSWLNKTILSSKGVAGGFKSDGSIFHHSQHYPAYAKDAFGGLAPSVYALSGSPFRLSTSAHERLKDVLLKMRIYTKETQIPVVLSGRHPTGLHKIGIAPFKWMALAGTPDGKQKLDPTLSAAYAKLDNKAHFEGIKAENEPVGAWAMNYASMAIQRRASTQSPQQSWLAIARGFSRYLVGNESYENNNRYGRYLQYGQLEIIPADLTQSGFSHAGWDWNRYPGTTTIHLPYNELEAKLNQLPSAGIEEMLLSTESYSGANTLNNNSMFAMKLHGHSKYQQQSLKANKSYFLFDNRVIALGSGIENDDKQHSTETTLFQFAVPKLQSVIINGKEINQLGTQLTLNNADTLIDPAGNLYKLTKGQTVEFSYQKQHSLDDRNSKPTEQVFATAVISHGNAPSNANYEYAIAIEAQSNKAPEYTVLQHNDQLHAVKDKITQEEGYAFFEATQLKSADATLLSSDAPAMVMAKTQNQQLTLNIVNPDLNLYQGIEKDQVDDKGDQIEVSVYSRHWLTAESQPINSTITVKGIWKLATPQAGVIIKHQNNNTLITTSTIQATPTVINLVK; from the coding sequence ATGCTAATAAAAAACCCTTTAGCACATGCAATAGCATTAAGCTTATGTTTATCATTACCCGCACAGGCATTACCTTCCCTTTCCCATGAAACTTTCGGTGATATTTATCTCTTTGAGAGTGAAATACCTAATACCCTCACTACGTCAGATAATAATCAATTATCACTGAGTAAACAGCATGCAAAAGATGGTGAACAATCACTCAAATGGCAATATCAACCACAAACAACATTAACACTAAATAATATTGTTAATTACCAAGACAATAAAAATACAGCAACACCACTCACTTTTATGATGTGGATTTATAATGAAAAACCTCAATCTTCCCCATTAACATTTGCATTTAAACAAAATAATAAAATTGCATTACGTTTTGATACTCAACTAGATTTTACGGGATGGAGAGGTATTGCAGTTCCTTTTCGCGATATGCAAGGCACTGCAACAGGTCAATTTGATCAATTAGTGATAACAGCCCCAAATCAGGCTGGAACGCTCTTTTTTGATCAAATTATTATGAGTGTACCTTTAGACAATCGTTGGGCAGTTCCTGACTATCAAACACCATATGTAAATAATGCAGTGAATACAATGGTCAGTAAAAACTGGAGTGCTTTACTGATGTACGATCAGATGTTTAAAGCGCATTATCCAACTCTAAATTTTGATACCGAATTTCATGACGATCAATCTGAGATGGCATCAATTTACCAGCGTTTTGAGTATTATCAGGGAATTAGTAGCGATAAAAAAATCACCTCTGACATGCTCAATAAAAATTTAGCGCTCTGGGAAAAATTAGAATTAACACAACACGCTGATGGCTCAATAACAGGAAAAGCACTAGATCATCCTAACCGGCAAAACTTTATGAAAGTCGAAGGTGTATTTAGTGATGAGACAAAACAAGCATTGCTTGATGCTAATATGCTAAGAGATGTGGGTAAAACACTTCTTCAAACTGCAATTTACTTGCGTAGTAATTCCTTATCAGCAACCGATCGAAAAAAATTAGAAGATCTCTATTTATTAGGAACTCGTTACGTCCTTGAACAAGGTTTTACACAAGGTAGTGGTTATCAAATTATCACTCATGTTGGCTATCAAACCAGAGAGCTTTTTGATGCATGGTTTATTGGGCGCCATATTCTTGCAAAAAATAACCTTTTAGCCCCCACTCAACAAGCAATGATGTGGTACAACGCCACTGGACGAATTTTCGAAAAAGACGATGAAATCGTTGATGCAAACGTTGATATTCTCAACACTCAATTACAGTGGATGATAAAAAGCTTACTGATGTTGCCAGATTATCAACAGCGCCAACAGGCTTTAGCACAACTACAAAGCTGGCTAAATAAAACCATTCTAAGCTCAAAAGGCGTTGCCGGTGGTTTTAAATCTGATGGTTCTATTTTTCATCATTCACAACATTATCCAGCCTACGCTAAAGACGCATTTGGAGGTTTAGCACCAAGTGTTTATGCGTTAAGTGGCTCGCCTTTTCGCTTATCAACTTCAGCACATGAGCGTTTAAAAGATGTTCTGTTAAAAATGCGGATCTACACTAAAGAGACACAAATTCCGGTGGTATTAAGTGGCCGTCATCCCACTGGATTACATAAAATTGGGATCGCTCCATTTAAATGGATGGCCTTAGCAGGAACTCCTGATGGTAAACAGAAGCTAGATCCCACATTATCCGCTGCTTATGCAAAATTAGATAACAAAGCACATTTTGAAGGTATTAAGGCTGAAAATGAACCTGTTGGTGCATGGGCAATGAATTATGCATCAATGGCAATACAACGCAGAGCGTCAACTCAGTCACCACAACAAAGCTGGCTTGCGATTGCTCGAGGTTTTAGTCGTTATCTTGTTGGTAATGAAAGCTATGAAAATAACAATCGTTATGGACGCTATTTGCAATATGGGCAATTGGAAATTATTCCTGCTGATTTGACTCAGTCTGGATTTAGCCATGCTGGATGGGATTGGAATCGATATCCGGGAACAACCACAATCCATCTTCCATATAACGAACTTGAGGCAAAACTTAATCAATTACCTAGTGCGGGTATTGAAGAAATGTTGCTTTCAACTGAGAGTTATTCTGGTGCCAATACATTAAATAACAACAGTATGTTTGCTATGAAATTACATGGCCACAGTAAGTATCAACAACAGAGCTTGAAGGCAAATAAATCCTATTTCTTATTTGATAATAGAGTGATCGCTTTAGGCTCAGGTATTGAAAATGATGATAAGCAACATTCGACAGAAACAACACTATTCCAGTTCGCTGTTCCTAAATTACAATCAGTGATAATTAATGGCAAAGAGATTAATCAATTAGGTACTCAATTAACTTTAAATAATGCAGATACTTTAATTGATCCTGCTGGTAATTTATATAAGCTAACTAAAGGACAAACTGTAGAGTTTAGTTATCAAAAACAACATTCACTTGATGATAGAAATTCAAAACCAACAGAACAAGTATTTGCAACAGCTGTTATTTCTCATGGTAACGCACCGAGTAATGCAAATTATGAATATGCAATAGCTATCGAAGCACAAAGTAATAAAGCCCCTGAATACACGGTATTACAACATAATGATCAGCTTCATGCGGTAAAAGATAAAATAACCCAAGAAGAAGGATATGCTTTTTTTGAAGCCACTCAGTTAAAATCAGCGGATGCAACATTATTATCCAGTGATGCACCTGCTATGGTCATGGCTAAAACACAAAATCAGCAATTAACATTAAATATTGTTAACCCTGATTTAAATTTATATCAAGGTATAGAAAAAGACCAAGTCGATGATAAAGGTGATCAAATTGAAGTCAGTGTTTATTCTCGTCATTGGCTTACAGCAGAATCGCAACCAATAAATAGTACCATTACCGTAAAAGGAATATGGAAATTAGCAACACCTCAAGCCGGTGTTATTATTAAGCACCAAAATAACAATACTCTTATTACTACGTCAACAATACAGGCAACGCCTACTGTTATTAATTTAGTTAAGTAA
- a CDS encoding glycoside hydrolase family 88/105 protein — translation MEHANTETLQRELVLQNMKRVYRYQSANQVRSVRRRSGKTRFIKDTDWERGVLWSCVSAAWQATQDEEYLNGILNYTLHTGFRTGPNARFADDHVCAQAYLAISPLFEQSEVIEPTIKAFDIMLNEPKPGREDWWWCDALFMAPPGFAALAEITNERRYLDYMHTAYWDAIDHLRDPETGLIFRDHRYIPDGQGNELREANGEKVFWSRGIGWVLASIPRILKYMPDDYHDRERYIALFKELATSILDYQHEDGFWRTSLLDPDNFPAPESSATALFCYGLAWGINQGILEKDVYFPALNRAWSALQTCIHDNGMIGWVQLPAFNPREVKFEHNMDYGAGVYLLAGSEVLNLL, via the coding sequence ATGGAACACGCTAATACAGAGACTTTGCAAAGAGAGCTTGTATTACAAAACATGAAGCGAGTGTATCGTTATCAATCGGCTAATCAAGTTCGCAGTGTTCGTCGCCGTAGTGGTAAAACCCGTTTTATTAAAGATACAGATTGGGAACGCGGTGTTTTATGGAGTTGTGTAAGTGCGGCATGGCAAGCTACACAAGACGAAGAATATCTTAATGGCATATTGAATTACACACTGCATACAGGGTTTAGAACAGGTCCTAATGCTCGTTTTGCTGATGATCATGTTTGCGCTCAAGCTTATCTCGCCATTAGCCCGCTTTTTGAACAATCTGAAGTGATTGAACCAACAATCAAAGCATTTGATATCATGCTTAATGAGCCAAAGCCTGGCCGCGAAGATTGGTGGTGGTGTGATGCGCTTTTTATGGCGCCTCCAGGATTTGCTGCATTAGCTGAAATCACCAATGAACGACGCTATTTAGATTATATGCACACAGCTTATTGGGATGCGATTGACCATTTACGTGATCCTGAAACAGGGCTTATCTTCCGTGATCATCGCTATATTCCTGATGGTCAAGGTAATGAATTACGCGAAGCTAATGGTGAAAAAGTATTTTGGAGCCGTGGTATTGGTTGGGTTTTAGCTTCGATACCTCGCATCTTAAAATATATGCCTGATGATTATCATGATCGTGAACGTTATATTGCATTGTTTAAAGAATTAGCGACCTCCATCCTAGATTATCAACATGAAGATGGTTTTTGGCGGACTAGTTTACTCGATCCCGATAATTTCCCTGCTCCAGAAAGTTCAGCGACAGCGTTATTTTGTTATGGATTAGCATGGGGAATTAATCAGGGAATATTAGAGAAAGATGTGTATTTTCCTGCATTAAATAGAGCATGGTCAGCATTACAAACCTGTATTCATGACAATGGCATGATAGGTTGGGTTCAACTTCCGGCATTTAACCCTCGTGAAGTGAAGTTTGAACATAATATGGATTATGGTGCTGGTGTTTATTTATTGGCAGGAAGTGAAGTTTTAAATCTTTTGTAA
- the kduD gene encoding 2-dehydro-3-deoxy-D-gluconate 5-dehydrogenase KduD has product MNLFDLNGKVAIVTGCNTGLGQGMAIGLAKAGADIVGVGIQDAPETRQQVEALGRRFHYITQNLMKQDGLQALVDEAISVMGRIDILVNNAGIIRREDLLEFGEKDWDDVIDINQKTLFFLSQKVARQFVKQGEGGKIINIASMLSYQGGIRVPSYTASKSAVMGLTRALATELSQYNINVNAIAPGYMATDNTAALRADDARNAAIVERIPAGRWGTPEDVAGPAIFLASKASDYVNGYTIAVDGGWLAR; this is encoded by the coding sequence ATGAATTTATTCGATTTAAATGGCAAGGTTGCTATTGTCACTGGTTGTAATACCGGGCTAGGTCAAGGCATGGCTATTGGTTTAGCCAAAGCGGGTGCAGATATTGTGGGAGTTGGAATTCAAGATGCGCCAGAAACTCGCCAACAAGTAGAGGCATTAGGGCGTCGTTTTCATTACATTACGCAAAATTTAATGAAACAAGATGGATTACAAGCGCTGGTGGATGAAGCAATTTCTGTCATGGGGCGCATTGATATTTTAGTAAATAATGCCGGTATTATTCGTCGAGAAGATCTTTTGGAGTTTGGTGAAAAAGATTGGGACGATGTGATTGATATTAATCAGAAAACACTATTCTTTTTATCCCAAAAAGTGGCTCGCCAATTTGTGAAACAAGGAGAGGGGGGCAAAATAATTAACATTGCTTCTATGCTCTCTTATCAAGGGGGTATTCGTGTGCCTTCTTACACCGCAAGTAAATCTGCAGTAATGGGGTTAACTCGTGCATTGGCGACTGAACTCTCTCAGTACAATATCAATGTAAATGCAATTGCTCCGGGCTATATGGCAACAGATAACACAGCGGCTCTGCGTGCTGATGATGCTCGTAATGCTGCTATTGTAGAGCGTATTCCTGCTGGACGTTGGGGAACTCCTGAAGATGTTGCAGGTCCTGCGATTTTCTTAGCCTCTAAAGCCAGTGACTATGTTAATGGATACACCATTGCTGTTGATGGTGGTTGGTTAGCTCGTTAA
- the kduI gene encoding 5-dehydro-4-deoxy-D-glucuronate isomerase, giving the protein MEIRQPIHSEHAKRLDTEGLRKEFLIENLFCEGEMNLTYSHIDRIIVGGIVPTTQPLALMAGKALGVDFFLERRELGAINIGGAGKVVVDGDVFDIGPREAIYIGMGAKSVEFTSDSVETPARFYMNCAPAHHTYPTRKITQQQASPEKIGNAENCNVRTIYKFLHPSVLPTCQLSMGMTVLEPGSLWNTMPCHTHERRMEVYLYFDMKDDNVVFHYMGEPTETRHLVVRNEQAVISPSWSIHSGVGSASYTFIWGMVGENQVFHDMDHVAMKDLK; this is encoded by the coding sequence ATGGAAATTCGTCAGCCAATTCATAGTGAACATGCTAAAAGGCTTGATACAGAAGGACTTCGCAAGGAGTTCCTGATTGAAAACCTATTCTGTGAAGGGGAAATGAATCTCACTTATAGCCATATAGATCGTATTATTGTTGGCGGTATTGTTCCTACAACACAGCCTTTAGCATTAATGGCGGGTAAAGCGTTAGGCGTTGATTTTTTTCTAGAACGACGTGAGTTAGGAGCCATTAATATTGGCGGTGCTGGTAAAGTGGTTGTTGATGGTGATGTCTTTGACATTGGTCCTCGTGAAGCGATTTATATCGGAATGGGCGCTAAAAGTGTCGAATTTACCAGTGACAGTGTAGAAACACCGGCACGTTTTTATATGAATTGCGCGCCAGCTCATCATACTTACCCAACTCGCAAAATAACGCAGCAACAAGCATCACCAGAAAAAATTGGGAATGCAGAAAACTGTAACGTTCGTACTATTTATAAATTCTTACACCCTTCAGTTCTGCCAACATGCCAATTATCTATGGGTATGACGGTTCTTGAACCGGGTAGCTTATGGAATACCATGCCTTGCCATACTCATGAACGCCGTATGGAAGTGTATCTCTATTTTGATATGAAAGATGACAATGTGGTTTTCCATTATATGGGAGAGCCAACGGAAACGCGTCATTTGGTTGTTCGTAACGAGCAAGCGGTGATAAGCCCTAGTTGGTCAATTCACTCAGGTGTGGGCTCAGCATCTTATACCTTTATCTGGGGAATGGTTGGTGAAAATCAGGTTTTCCACGATATGGATCACGTAGCAATGAAAGATCTGAAATAA